Proteins found in one Candidatus Polarisedimenticolia bacterium genomic segment:
- the greB gene encoding transcription elongation factor GreB: MRKGFTRKPQVDEPTARVKNYITPGGLQRLKDEHRFLLTRERPAVTKVVAWAASNGDRSENADYQYGKRRLRQIDGRIRTLTKRIDAAEVVDPESPRAGQAATRAFFGATVRYVNAAGKERVVTIVGTDEVDLDRDHISWVSPLARALMKSSAGDRVVLQAPRGTEYLTVLEVCYKPIRVKPFREPPGAEASAKELSADADRPEEG, translated from the coding sequence ATGCGAAAAGGGTTTACGAGAAAACCGCAAGTCGATGAGCCCACCGCGCGAGTCAAGAACTACATCACGCCGGGAGGTCTGCAGCGCCTCAAAGACGAGCACCGGTTTCTGCTCACCAGGGAACGACCGGCAGTAACCAAGGTGGTGGCGTGGGCCGCGAGCAACGGCGATCGCAGTGAAAACGCCGACTATCAATACGGCAAGCGGCGACTGCGCCAGATCGATGGCCGGATTCGCACTCTCACGAAGCGAATCGATGCCGCGGAAGTTGTGGACCCGGAAAGTCCGAGAGCTGGGCAGGCGGCGACGCGCGCATTCTTCGGAGCCACCGTGCGCTATGTCAATGCCGCAGGAAAGGAGCGAGTGGTGACCATCGTCGGTACCGACGAGGTCGACCTCGACCGTGACCACATCAGCTGGGTGTCGCCTTTGGCGCGGGCGTTGATGAAATCCTCAGCAGGCGACCGAGTGGTTCTGCAAGCGCCGCGAGGCACAGAGTACCTGACCGTCCTGGAAGTGTGTTACAAGCCCATTCGCGTGAAACCGTTCCGTGAACCACCTGGAGCCGAGGCCTCGGCAAAGGAACTCTCCGCCGACGCGGATCGCCCTGAGGAAGGTTAG